ACACCCAGGACGCCTGCGGCGCGATTACCCGCCTGCTGGAGCTCGGCGTGGCCGACTACCTGGTCAAGGCCACCCTGCTCGGGGTCATGGCCCAGCGCCTGGTGCGCACCTTCTGCCCCCTTTGCCACAACCCTGGCCAGCACGGCGAGCAGCCTTGCCCTCAATGCCGGGGTAGCGGTTTCCATGGCCGCACCGGGCTGTTCGAGCTGCTTGAAGTCAGCGCCGCGCTACGTGAGCGGATCACCCCCGCCTGCGACCTTGGCGCCCTGCGGCAACAGGCCGAGCTAGACGGCCTGCATGATCTTCGACGGCAGGGTCGGGAACGGGTCGCCCAAGGCAGGACCTGCCTGGAGGAGGTCTTGCGCGTCTGTGGATAAGTAAGAAATCCCCTTTGTGGGCGGGAACTTGCGGCCAGCGCAGAGGATCAAAGCAGCATCTCAACCGCCCTCATCCACCGAGGTGATTCATCATGCGTTTCAAAACAGCCATCGCAGCCACCGTCCTGTTCTCGCTGCCCATTGGCTCCGCCATGGCCGACACGTTCTGGCGCAACATCATCTCCTCCGGCGCCACCACTGCCTCGACCTACCTGACCTTCAAGGACCACAAGCTGATTGTCGCCGCCCAGGACGATGCCGGCAGCTTCGTCGCCAGTGAAGGCGCGATCCGCGGGCCGTTCCTGGAAGCCGCGATCCGCCAGGTACGTGCCGACAACCCGGGCGTCCAGGCCAGCGACATGGAACTGGCCAACGCCATCCTGGCCAAGAATGCCGTGGCTGAGTAATCCCCCGAAACAAACGCCCCCTGTAGGAGCGCGCCGAGGCGTCGGACCGGTCGGAAGGGGCCGCAGAGCGGCCCCCGGCGCCATCAGCGTGATGTACAAATCAGGGGGCTGCCATGCAGCCCTTTTCGCGACGCAAGGCCGCGCCTACAGGGGATGGCCCCCTCTCAGCGATACGCCTCCACCGGCACGCACGCGCAGAACAGATTCCTGTCCCCAAACACATTGTCGACCCGGTTCACCGCCGGCCAGTATTTGTGCTGGCGCGCGTGGGCGCTGGGGGCGATGCCCTGCTCGAGCGCATAGGGCCTGGTCCATGGCGCCAGCACGTCGGCCAGGGTATGCGGCGCATGCTTGAGCGGGTTGTCCTCGGCCGGCCAGTTGCCCTCCTGCACTTCGGCGATTTCCGCGCGGATCGCCAGCATCGCCTCGACGAAACGGTCCAGTTCGGCCTTCGACTCGCTCTCGGTGGGCTCGACCATCAGCGTGCCCGGCACCGGGAACGACATGGTCGGGGCATGGAATCCGTAGTCCATCAGGCGCTTGGCCACGTCTTCCTCGCTGATGCCGGTGACCGCCTTGAGCGGGCGCAGGTCGAGGATGCATTCATGGGCCACCCGCTGGTTGCGCCCGCGATAGAGCACCGGGAACGCGTCGCGCAGCTGGCTGGCCAGGTAGTTGGCCGAGAGAATCGCCACCTCGCTGGCATCGGCCAGCTGCGGCCCCATCATGGCGATGTACATCCAGCTGATCGGCAGGATGCTCGCACTGCCCCAGGGCGCGGCGCTGACCGCGCTGATGTTTGGGTCGAGCCCCGGCACCGGCACCACCGGGTGGCTGGCGACGAACGGCTTGAGGTGGGCGCGGATACCGATCGGCCCCATGCCCGGGCCACCGCCGCCATGGGGGATGCAGAAGGTCTTGTGCAGGTTCATGTGCGACACGTCGGCGCCGATATCCGCCGGCCGCGCCAGGCCCACCTGGGCATTGAGGTTGGCGCCATCCATGTACACCTGGCCGCCATGCTGGTGCACCACCTCACAGATCTCGCGGATACCCTCCTCGTACACCCCGTGGGTCGAGGGGTAGGTGACCATCAGGCACGATAGCCGCTCGCCAGCCTCGCGCGCCTTGGCCTTGAGGTCTTGGAGATCGACGTTGCCCTGCTCGTCGCACTCGACGATCACCACGTCCATGCCGGCCATCTGCGCGGAGGCCGGGTTGGTGCCGTGGGCCGACGACGGGATCAGGCAGATCGTGCGTCCGGGCTGGTGGCGGCTGCGGTGATAGCGGGTAATCGCCATCAACCCGGCGTACTCGCCCTGGGCGCCGGAGTTGGGCTGCATGCAGATGGCATCGAAGCCGGTGATGGCGCACAACCAGGTTTCCAGCTCGTCGATCATCGCCTTGTAGCCCTGTACCTGCGCCGCCGGGGCGAAGGGGTGGGGCTGGGCGAACTCGGGCCAGGTAATGGGGATCATCTCGCTGCTGGCATTGAGTTTCATGGTGCACGAGCCCAGTGGAATCATCGACTGGTTGAGCGCCAGGTCCTTGTTCTCCAGTTGCTTGAGGTAGCGCAGCATCTCGGTTTCGCTGTGGTGCAGGTTGAACACCGGGTGCTGCAGGATCGCCGAGCGTCGCACCAGCACGCCGGGGATGCCCTCGGGCAGCGCCTGCTGGTCGAGGCTGGCGATGTCCAGGCCGTGGTCGACACCCAGGAAGATATCGAACAGCTTGAGCACCGTGGCTTCGTCGCAGGTTTCATCCAGGCTCACCCCCAGGTGGCCACGACCCAGTATGCGCAGGTTGATGCGCGCGGCCTCGGCGCTTTCCAGGATCGCCGCCTGGGTGCCGCCGACGTCCAGGGTCAGGGTGTCGAAGAAGTGCTGGTTGAGGCGCTTGATGCCCTTGGCCTCGAGCCCGGCGGCCAGGACGAAGGTTAGCCGGTGCACCCGCTGGGCGATGCGCTGCAAGCCCTCAGGCCCGTGGTAGACGGCGTAGAAGCCGGCGATGTTGGCCAGCAGCACCTGCGCCGTGCAGATGTTGGAATTGGCCTTCTCGCGGCGAATATGCTGTTCGCGGGTTTGCAGGGCCATGCGCAGCGCGGTGTTGCCGCGGGCATCGCGGGACACGCCGATGATGCGCCCAGGCATGGCCCGCTTGTACTCGTCCCGGCAGGCGAAGTAAGCCGCATGCGGGCCACCGAAGCCCATGGGCACGCCGAAGCGCTGGCTGGAGCCAAGCACCACGTCGGCACCCAACTCGCCCGGCGGGGTCAGCAGCACCAGGCTGAGTATGTCGGCAGCCACGCACGCCAGGGCCTGCTGGGCGTGCAGTTGCTCGATCAACGGGCGCAGGTCGCGCACCTCGCCGTGGGTGTCCGGGTATTGCAGCAAGGCGCCGAATACCGAGTGTTTGGCAAGGTTATCCACAGTATCGACGATCAACTCGAAGCCGAACCCTTCGGCGCGGGTCTTGAGCACCGACAGCGTCTGCGGGTGGCAATGCGCGTCGGCGAAGAAGGCGTTGCTCTTGTTGCGCGCCACCCGCTTGGCCAGGGCCATGGCCTCGGCGGCGGCAGTGGCTTCGTCGAGCAGCGAGGCATTGGCCAGGGCCAGGCCGGTCAGGTCGATGACCATCTGCTGGAAGTTCAGCAACGCCTCCAGGCGGCC
The window above is part of the Pseudomonas muyukensis genome. Proteins encoded here:
- a CDS encoding DUF2388 domain-containing protein — its product is MRFKTAIAATVLFSLPIGSAMADTFWRNIISSGATTASTYLTFKDHKLIVAAQDDAGSFVASEGAIRGPFLEAAIRQVRADNPGVQASDMELANAILAKNAVAE
- the gcvP gene encoding aminomethyl-transferring glycine dehydrogenase, with amino-acid sequence MSQSPSLRQLHEPNAFLRRHLGPDAQEQQAMLEALGVASRNELIEQTVPPGIRFNRPLDLPPALDEQAALAKLAGYAAQNQLWTSLIGMGYHATVTPTVILRNVLENPGWYTAYTPYQPEIAQGRLEALLNFQQMVIDLTGLALANASLLDEATAAAEAMALAKRVARNKSNAFFADAHCHPQTLSVLKTRAEGFGFELIVDTVDNLAKHSVFGALLQYPDTHGEVRDLRPLIEQLHAQQALACVAADILSLVLLTPPGELGADVVLGSSQRFGVPMGFGGPHAAYFACRDEYKRAMPGRIIGVSRDARGNTALRMALQTREQHIRREKANSNICTAQVLLANIAGFYAVYHGPEGLQRIAQRVHRLTFVLAAGLEAKGIKRLNQHFFDTLTLDVGGTQAAILESAEAARINLRILGRGHLGVSLDETCDEATVLKLFDIFLGVDHGLDIASLDQQALPEGIPGVLVRRSAILQHPVFNLHHSETEMLRYLKQLENKDLALNQSMIPLGSCTMKLNASSEMIPITWPEFAQPHPFAPAAQVQGYKAMIDELETWLCAITGFDAICMQPNSGAQGEYAGLMAITRYHRSRHQPGRTICLIPSSAHGTNPASAQMAGMDVVIVECDEQGNVDLQDLKAKAREAGERLSCLMVTYPSTHGVYEEGIREICEVVHQHGGQVYMDGANLNAQVGLARPADIGADVSHMNLHKTFCIPHGGGGPGMGPIGIRAHLKPFVASHPVVPVPGLDPNISAVSAAPWGSASILPISWMYIAMMGPQLADASEVAILSANYLASQLRDAFPVLYRGRNQRVAHECILDLRPLKAVTGISEEDVAKRLMDYGFHAPTMSFPVPGTLMVEPTESESKAELDRFVEAMLAIRAEIAEVQEGNWPAEDNPLKHAPHTLADVLAPWTRPYALEQGIAPSAHARQHKYWPAVNRVDNVFGDRNLFCACVPVEAYR